GGTGCCGGGGCTCCTGACGTCCGAGGACCTCGTGGGCCCGCCGGGCACGGTCGTCGCGGCCGTGCGGCTCGCGGACCCGGCGATGGCCGCGCTGCTGACGCCCGGGACGCGGATCGACGTGCTCGCGGCTGCCGCCGAGACCGGTGCGCAGGGCGTGGTCGTCGCGCGGCGCGCGCTCGTCCTCCCGGTCGCGCCGGGCGACGACGAGGGCGGGTGGGCGGTGGGCGGCGAGACGGACATCCCTCCCGTTCTGCTCGCCGTGACGCCCGACGAGGCCGCGGCCCTCTCCGGAGCTGCCGTCGGCGCGTTGCTCAGTGCCGTGGTCGTGCCATGATCGAACGTCTGACCAGGCCGTCGCGCCCCGCGCTCATCGGAGGTACTCGTGTCGCAGTCCACAGTCGGTTCGGCGGCGGGGTCCGCCGCGAACGCCCTCGGCTCCGGGGCCAAGGGCCTCGCGAAGGTGTTCGAGGGGTTCAAGGACTTCATCTCCCGCGGCAACGCGGTCGACCTCGCGGTCGGTGTCGTCATCGGTGCCGCGTTCGGCGCCTTCGTGCAGTCGATCGTCGACGGGTTCATCAACCCGCTCATCGGCTGGGTCTTCGGGCAGCCGAACCTGGACGAGGTCCTGGCGTTCGGCCCGGAGGGCAAGACCCCGATCAGCTTCGGGCACATCATCAGCGCGGCGCTCACGTTCCTCATCACCGCCGCGGCCGTGTACTTCGTCGTCGTGCTGCCGCTGAACAAGCTCGCGGCGCGTCGCAAGCGCGGCGAGGAGGCCGAGCCGGCCGCGCCCGCCGAGGACATCCTGCTGCTGCAGGAGATCCGCGACCTGCTGGCCCAGCGTCCGACGCCCGCGCTGCAGTCGGACCTCACGACGCCGCCGACGATCCGGCCCGAGGACGGCCCGACGCCGCCCGCGCCGACGGCCTGACGCGCGCCGCCTGACGCGCACCCCCTGACGCGCTCCCGCACGAGGACCGCCCCGCCACCGGCCGGGCGGTCCTCGTCGTCTGCGCGCGTCGCCGGTCCCTGGGCGGGGCGCCGGAGGGAGGGTGTGTGGGGCGAACCACGCGTGCGCGGGGAGTCGGAGGGGTTGCACGGGTCGTTACCATTGGCACTCGGAACGTGCGAGTGCCAGGCTGCGCCACCCCGGCGCCCGGCTCGCGCCATCACGGACGAACCAGGGAGAACCGGTGCCCACCTACTCGTACGCGTGCACGGCGTGCGGCCACGCCTTCGACATCCACCAGTCGTTCTCGGACGACTCGCTGACGGTCTGCCCCGAGTGCGAGGGCAAGCTGCGCAAGGTGTTCTCCTCGGTGGGCGTCGTGTTCAAGGGCTCCGGCTTCTACCGCAACGACGCGCGCTCGGGCGCGAAGTCGTCGTCGGTCCCCGCGGTCTCGTCCGACAAGAGCGCGTCGTCGACGAGCACCTCGTCGTCGGACTCGTCGTCGTCGACCTCGTCGTCGACGAGCACGTCGAGCCCGGCCCCGGCCGCCGCTCCGGCCGCCGCTCCCGCTGCGTCCTGACGGCAGCCGCCCCACGCCCGCACTACCCTCGCAGACGTGCTCCGTAGCCGTGCCGCCCGTCTGACCGTCCTCTCGGTCGCCATCGTCCTCGTCGTCGCGCTGGTCGCGGCGGTCGTCGCCGCGTTCGTCGTCGTGCGCCGCCCGCTGCCGCAGGTGAGCGGGACGCTCGAGGTCGCGGGCCTGCACGACGAGGTGACGGTGACGCGCGACGCGCGCGGCGTCCCGACGATCACGGCGCAGGACCCGCACGACCTGTTCCTCGCGCAGGGCTACGTCGCCGCGCAGGACCGGTTCTTCGAGATGGACTACCGCCGGCACGTCGTCGCGGGCCGGCTCTCGGAGCTCGTCGGCGAGAACGAGGACGCGCTCGACGCGGACAAGGTGATCCGCACGTTCGGCTGGCACCGGGTCGCGCAGGAGGAGCTCGGGATCGTCGACGCCTCGACGCGCGAGGCGCTCGAGGCGTACGCGGACGGCGTGAACGCCTACCTGGACGGCAAGGCGCCCTCGCAGATCGCGGTGGAGTACACCGTCCTCGGCCTGCAGGTGGACGTCGAGGCCCCCGAACCGTGGGACGCGGTCGACTCGCTCGCGTGGCTCAAGGCCATGGCGTGGGACCTGCGCGGCAACTACGAGGACGAGCTCGCGCGGGCCCGCGCGTACGCGTCGGTGCGGGACGTCGCGAAGGTCGACCAGCTGTTCCCGACGTACCCGTACGACGTCAACCAGCCGATCGTCGCGGCCGACGACCTGACGAGCGCTGAGCCGGCGTCCGCGACCACGGACCTGGACCTCGACGACGCGGGCCTGCAGGCGGCCGTCGACAGCGCGCAGAAGGCGCTCGACGCGGTCCCGCACCTCGTCGGCGAGGGCGAGGGGGTGGGGTCGAACTCGTGGGTGGTCGCGGGCGAGCACACCGCGAGCGGGTCGCCGATCCTCGCGAACGACCCGCACCTGGGCATCTCCGCGCCGGGGATCTGGATGCAGGTCGGCCTGCGCTGCGCGACCGTCGACGAGGCGTGCCCGTTCGACGTGTCGGGCTTCGGGTTCGCGGGCTTCCCGGGCGTCGTCATCGGCCACAACGCGGACCTCGCGTGGGGCCTGACGAACCTGGGCGCGGACGTCACGGACTTCTTCCTCGAGCGCGTCGACGGGAACCGGACCGTGCGCGGCGACGGCACCGCGCCGATCCGGACGCGCACCGAGGTCATCAAGGTCAACGGCGGCGAGGACGTGACGATCGAGGTCCGCCAGAGCGTGCACGGGCCGATCGTGTCCGACGTGCTGGACGTCGACCGGGCCGGTGACGCGCCCATGCCGGACGGGACGTCGGGCCGCGGGTACGAGGTCGCGCTCGCGTGGACCGCGCTGGCGCCGGGGCACACGGCCGACGCCGTCCTCTCGACGGCGACCGCGAAGGACGCGAGCGACATCGCGCGCGTGGGCCGGCTGCTCGACGTGCCCTCGCAGAACATCGTGTTCGCGACGACGGACGGGCACATCGGCTACCAGGCGCCCGGCCGCATCCCGGTGCGGCAGAAGATCACCGGTGAGGTGCCGTCGGACGGCACGTGGCCGCGCCCGGGCTGGGACCCGGCCTACGACTGGCAGGGGTACGTCGACCCCGAGGAGATGCCGCGCGCGCTCGACCCGGCCGAGGGGTTCGTCGTCGCGGCGAATCAGGCGGTCACGCCGCAGGGCGTCGGTCCGTTCCTCACGGACGACTGGGACTACGGCTACCGCGCGCAGCGCATCCGCACGACCTTGACGAACGCCGTCACGCGCGGCGAGAAGCTCGACGTCGCGGCCATGAGCACCCTGCAGAACGACGAGCGCAACCCGTACGCCGACGTGCTCGTGCCGTGGCTCCTGCGCATCGAGATCGACGACGCGTTCGCCGACGACGGCCAGGAGCTGCTGCGCACGTGGGACCACGTGTCGAGCGAGGACTCCGCGGCGGCCGCGTACTTCGCCGCGGTCTGGAAGACGCTGCTCGAGCTGACCTTCGCCGACGACCTGCCCGACGGGGACCTGCCGAACGGCGGCTCGCGCTGGCTCGAGGTGGTCCGCGGCCTGCTCGACGACCCGGGCTCGACGTGGTGGGACGACCGCACGACCCCGGGTCTGCTCGAGGGTCGCGACGAGGTGCTCTACCAGGCGATGGTCACGGCACGGCTGACGCTCACGCAGCAGCTCGGGCGGGACGCCGACGAGTGGCGCTGGGGCCGACTGCACACCGCGGCACCCGAGCACCCCGTGCTCGGCGGCTCGTCGGTGCCCGGCCTCGTGCGCAACTTCGTCAACCCGGACCCGGTCGCGGTGGGCGGCGGCTCGTCGATCGTCAACGCGACGTCGTGGGACGCATCGGAGGGCTACGGGGTGACCGCGGCGCCGTCGATGCGGATGGTCGTCGACCTGGGTGACCTGGACTCCTCGACGTGGGTCGCGTTCACCGGGACGTCCGGGCACCCGGCGAGCCCGCACTACACCGACCAGCTCGACGCGTGGGCCCAGGGGACGACGTTCCCGTGGCCGTTCTCGACCGCCGCGACGCAGGCGGACGCGGTCGACCGGTTGACGCTGCGGCCCTGACGCGCGGCGGGCCGGCCCCCAGGGCCGTTCCGAGGCCGGGCCCGTCAGGGACGGCGGCTCAGGAGCGCAGCGGGACCCAGCCCTCGGGCGTCGCGTACGCGTCGACGCGCCGGTCGTGCGGCTCGCGGGGGAGCGGGTCGACGGCCGCGTCCCGCACCTCCTCGGGGAACACGACGGCGACGACGAGCGCGTCGGGCCGCGCGTGCTCGAGCGCCCGGTCGTACCAGCCGCCGCCCTGGCCGAGCCGGCTGCCGGCGGTGTCGACCGCGAGCGCGGGGGCGACGATGACGTCCGCGTCGGCGAGCGCCTGCGGGCCGAGCGTCGGGCCGCCCGGCTCGGGCGGCCGCCCCGGGGCCCGCTCGCGCAGGTCGTCGGGACCGCGGTACTCGGCCCAGTCGCGCTGCAGGCCAGCGCCGAGCACGGGCAGCAGGATCCGCACCCCGCGCTCCGCGAGCCGTTCGAGCAGCACGCCGGTCGCGGGCTCGGTCGGCCGCGCGGCGTAGACGGACACGCAGCGCGCGTCGCGGACCGCGGGGATCGAGGTCACGACCTCCGCGAGGGCGTCCGCGGCCTCGTCGCGCAGCCGCTGCGAGCGGTGGGAGCGCGCCTTGCGGAGAGCCGAGCGGAGGAGCTCCTTCGCCTCCTCCGGCTCGGGAGGGGACGCGTGGAGCGACGGTCCGGCGGCGCTGCTCATGGCCCCAGTGTCGCAAACGTTCCGCCGAGGGCCGCACCGCCGCCCGGGCCGCGTCCCACCCCTCGGACACGCGACGAATGTCACCCGCACGGGTGAATCGGTCACGACCTGCGAAATCGCCCACGGACCCCGGATGCCGACGGACCGACATGACCCACGCCACACGGGCGTCCCCTGGGCGCGGTCCGAGGGGCGCGGCTAGCGTTCCGGCATGACGATCCACAAGGCAGTCATCCCCGCTGCAGGACTGGGCACCCGGTTCCTGCCCGCCACGAAGTCGACGCCGAAGGAGATGCTCCCGGTCGTCGACAAGCCCGCCATCCAGTACGTGGTCGAGGAGGCCGTCGCGGCCGGTCTCGACGACGTCCTGCTCATCACCGGGCGCTCCAAGCGCACGCTCGCCGACCACTTCGACGCCGTGCCCGAGCTCGAGGCCGTGCTGGAGTCGAAGGGTGACGCCGAGCGTCTCGCCAAGGTCCGCGAGTCGACCGAGCTCGCGAACGTGCACTTCGTGCGTCAGGGCCAGCCCAAGGGCCTGGGGCACGCGGTCCTGCAGGCCAAGCGCCACGTCGGCGACGA
The sequence above is a segment of the Cellulomonas palmilytica genome. Coding sequences within it:
- a CDS encoding 5-formyltetrahydrofolate cyclo-ligase — protein: MSSAAGPSLHASPPEPEEAKELLRSALRKARSHRSQRLRDEAADALAEVVTSIPAVRDARCVSVYAARPTEPATGVLLERLAERGVRILLPVLGAGLQRDWAEYRGPDDLRERAPGRPPEPGGPTLGPQALADADVIVAPALAVDTAGSRLGQGGGWYDRALEHARPDALVVAVVFPEEVRDAAVDPLPREPHDRRVDAYATPEGWVPLRS
- a CDS encoding FmdB family zinc ribbon protein, which encodes MPTYSYACTACGHAFDIHQSFSDDSLTVCPECEGKLRKVFSSVGVVFKGSGFYRNDARSGAKSSSVPAVSSDKSASSTSTSSSDSSSSTSSSTSTSSPAPAAAPAAAPAAS
- a CDS encoding penicillin acylase family protein — encoded protein: MLRSRAARLTVLSVAIVLVVALVAAVVAAFVVVRRPLPQVSGTLEVAGLHDEVTVTRDARGVPTITAQDPHDLFLAQGYVAAQDRFFEMDYRRHVVAGRLSELVGENEDALDADKVIRTFGWHRVAQEELGIVDASTREALEAYADGVNAYLDGKAPSQIAVEYTVLGLQVDVEAPEPWDAVDSLAWLKAMAWDLRGNYEDELARARAYASVRDVAKVDQLFPTYPYDVNQPIVAADDLTSAEPASATTDLDLDDAGLQAAVDSAQKALDAVPHLVGEGEGVGSNSWVVAGEHTASGSPILANDPHLGISAPGIWMQVGLRCATVDEACPFDVSGFGFAGFPGVVIGHNADLAWGLTNLGADVTDFFLERVDGNRTVRGDGTAPIRTRTEVIKVNGGEDVTIEVRQSVHGPIVSDVLDVDRAGDAPMPDGTSGRGYEVALAWTALAPGHTADAVLSTATAKDASDIARVGRLLDVPSQNIVFATTDGHIGYQAPGRIPVRQKITGEVPSDGTWPRPGWDPAYDWQGYVDPEEMPRALDPAEGFVVAANQAVTPQGVGPFLTDDWDYGYRAQRIRTTLTNAVTRGEKLDVAAMSTLQNDERNPYADVLVPWLLRIEIDDAFADDGQELLRTWDHVSSEDSAAAAYFAAVWKTLLELTFADDLPDGDLPNGGSRWLEVVRGLLDDPGSTWWDDRTTPGLLEGRDEVLYQAMVTARLTLTQQLGRDADEWRWGRLHTAAPEHPVLGGSSVPGLVRNFVNPDPVAVGGGSSIVNATSWDASEGYGVTAAPSMRMVVDLGDLDSSTWVAFTGTSGHPASPHYTDQLDAWAQGTTFPWPFSTAATQADAVDRLTLRP
- the mscL gene encoding large conductance mechanosensitive channel protein MscL, whose protein sequence is MSQSTVGSAAGSAANALGSGAKGLAKVFEGFKDFISRGNAVDLAVGVVIGAAFGAFVQSIVDGFINPLIGWVFGQPNLDEVLAFGPEGKTPISFGHIISAALTFLITAAAVYFVVVLPLNKLAARRKRGEEAEPAAPAEDILLLQEIRDLLAQRPTPALQSDLTTPPTIRPEDGPTPPAPTA